The following coding sequences are from one Nicotiana tabacum cultivar K326 chromosome 1, ASM71507v2, whole genome shotgun sequence window:
- the LOC107786333 gene encoding aberrant root formation protein 4: protein MSEEKLRQDSHLADSLNADASSPNSIIPRLQQALATCCQLIEAGDISKSNELVVELVDFLNPFSVSVVEDASNLELETTAFEILTEIDRFISSPSRNQEVIDALSFELPKVVCKFACASKRCSEIAELIVGHLVSTCSPRDMLSILCAALSSPSETFKIPCYFAPLIGGLTEVIILIQRRQFEQVKTVIPVILGVLKSVSLEADVEDKDTEELFHKAIGLAESIQAVCKKLEQKDKKKLCALLGLFVLQLMALASIAMRRNISSLLSIVLYLSRFLPLCGISYEGLITGPDIDKFKSICGDDRDDDMACFSHVKHGGSLAVIWGYKSNEASMAADEDFEAVKNELQMNQTKRWQAIGMLKHVFSSIDLSWELKTHALDFLFCIMDGGATVEIQNDNMDYYTYMPTLYTALQAIEMVIIYAPNAVLRKKSFDALKKVLADVPSSLRFDILKALIQNNECSSMIAILLDCFKREMLEEHSRSISVTSGVSEAEVKDPPCASFWSAGALELVELVLKPPKGGPPSLPEYSDAVLSALNLYRFVLIRESTGKTNYTGVLSKDMLQKAYNEWLLPLRTLVTGVVAENQNDHDQLASDAICALNPIELVLYRCIELVEDNLKHA from the exons TTGATTGAAGCCGGTGACATTAGCAAATCCAATGAATTAGTCGTCGAGCTCGTCGATTTCCTTAATCCGTTCTCAGTCTCAGTAGTAGAAGATGCATCAAATTTGGAGTTGGAGACAACAGCATTCGAGATTCTTACTGAAATTGATCGTTTCATAAGTTCACCATCCAGAAACCAG GAAGTTATTGATGCTCTATCCTTTGAGTTGCCGAAGGTTGTTTGTAAATTTGCTTGTGCATCCAAAAGATGCTCGGAGATTGCTGAACTCATTGTTGGTCATCTAGTTAGTACGTGTTCTCCGCGTGACATGCTATCAATTCTTTGCGCG GCGTTAAGTTCCCCAAGTGAAACATTCAAGattccttgctattttgctcctCTTATTGGCGGCCTTACCGAAG TTATAATACTCATCCAAAGACGGCAATTTGAGCAAGTGAAAACTGTGATTCCTGTTATTCTTGGTGTTTTGAAGTCTGTGTCCTTAGAGGCAGATGTTGAAGACAAAGACACTGAGGAGTTATTCCACAAAGCAATTGGCCTTGCAGAATCAATACAAGCTGTTTGCAAAAAGTTG GAACAGAAAGATAAGAAAAAACTTTGTGCTTTACTGGGCCTGTTTGTCTTGCAACTCATG GCTCTTGCTTCAATTGCAATGAGGCGTAACATTTCAAGCCTTCTTTCCATTGTGCTATACCTGTCACGCTTTCTTCCATTGTGTGGTATTTCATATGAGGGATTAATTACTGGACCAGATATTGATAAGTTCAAATCCATATGTGGAG ATGACAGGGATGATGACATGGCTTGCTTTTCTCATGTCAAGCATGGTGGATCACTTGCAG TAATCTGGGGTTACAAATCCAATGAGGCATCAATGGCTGCTGATGAAGATTTTGAAGCAGTGAAAAATGAACTTCAAATGAACCAGACTAAAAGATGGCAGGCAATAGGCATGTTAAAGCATGTCTTCTCAAGTATCGACCTATCATGGGAATTGAAAACACATGCTCTTGATTTCCTGTTTTGTATAATGGATGGAGGTGCAACCGTAGAAATTCAAAATGACAATATGGACTACTACACATATATGCCTACTCTATATACAGCATTGCAG GCAATTGAAATGGTCATTATATATGCACCAAATGCTGTTTTGCGGAAGAAATCATTTGATGCCTTGAAGAAG GTGCTTGCAGATGTTCCAAGTTCTTTAAGGTTTGACATCCTAAAGGCTTTGATACAGAATAACGAGTGTTCTTCTATG ATTGCAATCCTTTTAGATTGTTTTAAAAGGGAAATGCTTGAGGAACATAGTAGAAGCATCTCGGTAACAAGTGGAGTCTCAGAGGCAGAGGTGAAAGATCCTCCATGTGCCTCGTTTTGGAGTGCTGGTGCTCTCGAACTAGTGGAGCTGGTTTTAAAGCCTCCAAAGGGTGGCCCTCCATCCCTTCCTGAATACAGTGATGCA GTTCTATCAGCTCTCAATTTATATCGGTTTGTACTGATCAGAGAGTCAACTG GGAAAACCAACTATACTGGAGTGCTCTCTAAGGACATGTTACAGAAGGCTTACAATGAATGGCTTCTACCTTTGCGCACGTTAGTGACGGGAGTCGTAGCAGAAAACCAGAATGATCATGACCAACTAGCATCAGATGCAATATGTGCCTTGAACCCCATTGAGTTAGTTTTATATCGTTGTATTGAACTCGTTGAAGATAATCTGAAACATGCATAG